Sequence from the Muntiacus reevesi chromosome 9, mMunRee1.1, whole genome shotgun sequence genome:
tttctgcctcccttcctgactcaggttcttcagagagcgCAGGATGACTCCATAGGAGAtgagtaagagcagaaacacagcagtgcagatcagtcctccattggccaaCACTAAGATGCCGATGAcataggtgtcagtacagacgagtttCAATAAAGGGAACATGTCACACATaaagtgatcaatgacattggggccacagaatgggaggttgtaaatagtgctgagttgaatcactgagtgcagaaaacctccaacccaggacaccaccagcaaCACAATACAtaccctctgcctcatgatcaccagataatgcaagggcttacagatggccacatagcggtcataggccatcaccagcagaagcaCAATCTCTGATGCACCAAAGAAGTGCTCTGTAAACAGTTCGGTCATGCAAGATTCAAATGatatgattttttcccctaagaacaaGTCTGAAACCATTCTAGTGGTAATACAAGAAGAATAAGTGACATCCATAAAAgataagctagcaagaaaaaaatacattggtgagttcagggtcttactgacaGTTATAGTCATGATAATGAGCAGGTTGCCTACCAGGGTCAAAATATAGAAGATCAAGAACATAACAGAAAGGACTTTCTGTTCCTTTGGATTCTGAGTGAGGCCCAAGAGGACAAAGTAAGTTACATTGTTCCTTGGTTCCATCCAGTCTGGACAAAAGCTGAGTTCAGGTATTAGAAGCAGTTGATCTAAAacacaagggaaaaacaaaaacacacttaaactggggggaaaaaaaacacttcacTTGAAGGGGAAAACACTTCAATGTATAATTGTTTATTTTCccattcattagaaaaaaaaaaagaaaaatatatatagaacatCTATTTGTGTCTCCTATGTCGTGGTCACTTGATTACCAAGTTGAATGAGGTAATTTCTTTCCCTCAATGATATGGTACATAACAAGGGATTAGGCAATTCCAAATCCAAGTTATAAGTGCCACTAATATTTGGCttctctggtgctcagatggtaagcaatctgcccacaatgcaggagacccaggtttgatccctgggctgttAAGATCCATTGGAGgtggaaagggcaacccactctattattcttgcctggaaaattccacagagtgaggagcctggtgaactatagtccaAGCAGTcagacagttggacacgactgagagactgcttctttaaaatgcatatttacacAGAGCTTAGGGTCACAGTATAGGAGTATAACAAACTATAGtcaaagaaggcttcctggaggaagaaatgctttggctgagattaaaaaaaaattgaaagaataaaaaagatgggaagagaacTCCATAAAAAGGTGCATCATTTACAGAGTCAGAAAGCATAGTAAAtgaaacccagtgaaggtaacttaCATAATCAGTGTAGGGAGGTCAAACAGTGAATAGAAGATCCTTGTCCCCTCTctgtctagtcgctcagtcgtgtcctgctctttgcaaccccatagactgtagcccgccaggctcctgtgtccatgggatttttcagtgtAGGGAGATCAAACTGTGAACAGAAGACCCTTGTCCTGAATTGTCTCAAACCTCACTGACACTTCTTAGGTCTTTAGTTGGATATTTCCCTTCTCCTGACCAATACATGCTACAGTCTCATTTTGTATCAGTCCCTAATTCTTCTCTAATTTTCAAACGCATATATGCAACATTTCTAATTTTGACATACAGTTTAATGACAGTGTAGTATTTATAAAACCAACTTTTAAAAGTTCTACTATAGATACAAACATTTCCTATACAAAATTTAAACAGGTGTTCCATGTTTATCTATTAAATCCTATTATTTTCCACACTATTATTCAAACAGAAAAATTCAGTGCTCTTCACTCACTGATAGTCtcataaaattttaattcctctttcctccactttcaaaatatatcacaagtTTGGTCATTTCCTACTTCTTGCTTTCTTCCTGGTCTACTGCAGTAGCCTCCTGCCAAACCTCTCCATGTTTATTCTGGCCTCCCTCCAAAAACTGGTTCTCCCAAAGCAGCCCAAATGGTCCTTTCAAATTTTATTCTGATGACATCATCTTGCTGCTGAAATGTCTTAACCATATATTGCAATCACACATTCATAGTTTAATGTATCACATTAAATATTTACAGTAACAAGAACTGAAATCCCCATTGTATAATGGAAGAAACTAGTACTCAGAGTATCTCATTCATTTTCCtcaaataacaaattttaagcAGTATATCTAGAATGGAACCTAAGTTTGATTGATTTCAAAGTAATATAGCTTCTTATACAACAAAGAAAGTCCCACGATTGACCACTAGTCTTACCTTTGCAGGTTTGTTCAAAATCTGAACCATGACTTTAAGTTACACATGGACACTaggaattatttttcatccagtgTAATAACAGACGGCAAAAGGTTGCCTTATTAtttgagaatatattttatttcatttgactgTACATTTTCTTCATGGAGTCTTATAATTATTCAAGTCATTTTTATGTGCACTGTagattatttgaaaggaatttcaaataaggtacatacagaaaaacaaaacttaatcatgttaggaaatttatcaaaatgaccaAAAAATCCTATATATACATAGAAGATATCAAGTAGCCATTTCCCAGGGAGATTTTTCACAAGTAATATCTTTTTactaacttgaaaaagaaaaatagcatatgGCTATTTAGTCCTTCTCACTCTGTCATGTTAACATGGTCAGATTAGATAATCTAAGATTTTGAAAGATATtgccatgaatttttttttaagtcatacttACAAACTTTTGGAAAAATCAATGCCAGTTATTAAGCGATTATCATCATCTTCTTAGGAGTGAAGATCACGGGATATTTTATCCCTTCCAGCTGCAATTATCATTGAGTCTTGGAACTGGAATGTGTCCAAGACTGACTCTTATTTAATTAACTCACTTGGATTTTCCCCAAAGTTTTTAAAGGTCATCTATATGTAAAGATATTAATACGCCAAGTCACATAATTCATGTCAGAAAGGTCcaacatggggggaaaaaaaaggtccaACATTCTTAAAAGTGATTTAGAATCCTTTTGAGACTAAAGGCAATCAAGAATAATATGTAAACCCAGTCATTTTTCTTCAGTGAACTTGTCGTGTATTTCCCCACCAGCCATAGCatgaatttctttccatttatttaataggCAATTTAATCACCTTAAATTTTGGTTagacatataaaagttatataaaaaacagaattaaacaccttaaaataaaataactaagagCTAATTATATATCCAGttattaattttctaaaatgttaagcCACCTCTTTTATGTCAGCAATTTCGCTATGAATAAGGATACAGCAATTAGCAAAACCTGGGGGAAAATCATgtagaaaaatttttttgcaagaatcttattttcttatataggagtcaaaaaataaagaaggagatatttaattaaaaaaataaagaaggagacatttaataaaatacttgTGTTCTTACTTATGCTTTGCAATATAAGAAGAACTGGAGTACTGCGACAAAAAAGAGGGAGAatttgactgatgctgaagctgaaactccaatactttcacaacctaatgctaagaactgactcattggaaaaggccctgctgctgggaaatattgaaggcggaaggagcaggggatgacagagggtgagacggttggatggcatcaccgacgcgatgggcctgagtttgagtaggctctgggagttggtgatggacagggaagcctggcgtgcttgcagtccatggggtcgcaaagagtcggacacgactgagctactgaaccgaactgaagtcCTCTCTTAGGAGATGATATTTAATCTGTGATTTGAAGGAGAGGAAGTGGCTGCCGTTAGAGAGAGTGTTACAGAAGGgaaagctaaataaaaattaataaataaaattatctcacttCGGAGGTGACAGTAGCTTTACATAGAAAGCCCTGAATTTTTCACAGGAATTTTTATGGCAGTACTGTGCTTTAAAAGCTTTCTCAGCATGAGCCCTCTTGTCCTCTTTCTGATATTAAGGGGAAGGTTTAAATCTTTCAATGGTgaggatgatgttagctgtggatcTGTCATACATGGACTTCATTATGTCGAGGTACTTTCCTTCTATTTCAAACTTGCTGAGAGTTTTTGTAAAATGTTGAATTTTCATATGATCATGAACAAAtcaaggagaaattaagaaaataattccatttacaacagcaccaaaatgaatgaaataattaagaataaaCACCACCATAGAACAATAGTCGTATAAACTAAAAACAGCAAAACATTAGTCAGAGATATTGCAGAATGCACACATACATGGGAAGATATTTATAAGCTAGAATATTTACTAATATTAAGATGTTAATGCTACCTCCAGTGATCTACAGGTTTAGTACAAACCCTGTCAAAATTCCAACCTATTTTTCACTGAAATAGAATAATTCATGATGAAATTCATAAGACTCTCAAGACTCCAAATTGTcaagacaattttgaaaaataagaaagttggAAGTCTCATACTTCCAGATTGCaaaacatactacaaagctatagtaatcacaGCACTAGTGTTACAATAAATATGGACAACAGactaatggaataaaatagagtctagaaataaacctttgcATGTGTCTTTAGGATATTATATGACATTAAGTGACAAAAGCAGTCACAGAAAATCTAAatattgtttgattccacttGACTGAGACACTTAGAAAGGCAAATcataaacagaaagtagaatcgTGTTTGCCTGGGGCTCAGTGGCTGAAATTGGACAGTTTTATTTGATGGTTGCAGAATCTCAGTCTGAGAAGCTGGAAGAGTTCTGGATACAGACATGGTAATGCTTGCATAACATTGTGAATTAACCTAATGCTGCTTTAATATGGTTAAAATTGTACATTTTATCATACACATTTGATcataacataaaaaataaatttaagaactaaGGTGACTTCATTAATTTTATCCTTTTCATTAATAGGTTTATGATGTGAGCATAAGCTGTATAGCATGATAGTCcgaaatatatgcaaatatcatgGGATTAGGATTGttctggttcagtctctgagttgtgtccaactctttgtgaccccatggacagcagcatgacaggcttcactgtctttcagtatctcctggagtttgctcaaactcatgtccattgagttggtgatgccatccaatcatctcatcctctactgccctcttctactctttccctcaatctttctcagcatcaagatttttttcaatgagttggctctttgcatgaagtgaccaaagtattgagcttcagcttcaacatcagtccttccaataaatattcagagttgaatattcctttaggatttcctttaggattgactgatttgatctccttgcggtctaagggattctcaggagttttctgcaacaccacagttcaaaagcatcaattcttcaacactcagacttctttatggtccaaatctcacaacagtccatgactactggaaaacccatagctttcactatacagaactttgtcaggagagtgatgtctctgcctttaaataaattgtctaggtttgtaattgtctttcttccaaggagtaaataccttttaattttatggatgcAGTCACAGGCCACAGCAATTTTGAAGaccaaaaaaattaaggaaaattagtggtaaagaacccgcctgccaacatataacataagaaatgcagtttcaatccctgggttaggaagatcccctgagggaggtGATgacaatcttgcctggagaatcccatggacggaggagcctggcaggctacagtccatgggttcgcaaagggTCAGGCACAACTAAAGTGAATTAACAAGcacacaagaaaattaaatctgccactgtttccacctgtCCCCCTTTTAATTGCCAGGAAGTGATAGAATTGGAttcctttatcttattttttcctgaatgttgagttttaagccagctttttcactctcatctcatctttcacccccatcaagaggttctttaattcctttttactttctgcctttaaggtggtgtcatctgcatacctgagattgttatttctactggcaatcttgactccagcctgTGAGTCATCTAGCTCATCATTTAGCATCATGTACTCTGcggagtgaaggaggagagtgaaagagccggcttaagaccaaatattaaaagaaactaagatcatggcatctggccccattactgcatggcaaatagaagaggagaaGTTGGAAAGTAGTgaaagatttcctcttcttgggcttcaaaatcactgcagatggtgactgctgccatggtGAGGgcagatgcttgcttcttggcaggaaagtgatgataaAACTATCCAGTGTGTTGAAATacaaagacattactctgccaacaaaggtctggatagtcaaGACTacagtcttcccagtggtcacatgcGGTTGTGAAAGCTGGACAGTAAGGAAGGCAGgatgccagagaattgatgccttcacactgtggtgctggagaagactcctgaaagtctgtTGGACAAGAAGAAGATCACAAGTCAGTCTTAAGGgaggtcaaccctgaatattcactggaaggactaatgctgaagctgaagctccaggattttggtcatctgatgcaaacagacaactcagtggaaaagtccctgatgctgggaaagatagagtgcagaagaagaaaaggacatcagaggatgagatggctggatggcatcacggatgcaataaacatgaacttgggcaaactccaagagaatgtgagggacagggaggctttagcatgctgcagcccacagagtcacaaagagtcggacatgactgggtgactgacagCAACAACaccactctgcatagaagttcaaaggcagggtgacaatatacagtcttgacacacTTCTTGCCCAGTTTGGAGCCAGTCCACTGTTTCGTGTtcaattctaactgctgcttcttgacctgcaaacaggtttctcagaaggcaggtaaggtggtctgatattcccatctctttaagaattttccatagtttgctgtgatctacaccaTCAAAGGctatagtgtagtcaatgaagcagatgtttgcctgaatttcttgccttttctatgatggGATGAATGGAGGCAATTTGATCACTAGTTTTttatccttttctaaatccatgttgtatttctgaaatttcttgtttcacatactgttgaagcctagcttgaaggattttgagcattaccttgctagaagATGAAATCAGTGCAATTATAAAGTAGCTTGAacatctttggcattgtccttctttgggattgaaatgaaaactgaccttttccagttctgtggccattgctgagttttccaaatttgttggcttattgaatacagcactttaataccatcattttttaggatgtgaagtagctcaactggaattttatgACCACCCCCAGCTCTGTTCATAGtagagcttcctaaggcccacttgacttcaaacaCCAGATATCtgcttctaggtgagtgacaagaccatcatggttatctgggtcatgaactttttttgttttttgtatatttttgccacctttttttaaaatcttccgcttctgttaggtccataccatttatatcctttattgtgctgtctttgcatgcaatgttcctTAGGTATCTCACATTTTCTAGAAGAAATATCTAGTCTCTCCtactctattgttttcatctatttctttgcattgttcacttaagaaggctttcttatctctctttgctgttctctagaactctgcattcaggtggtatatcttttcctttccgctttgcttttcacttctcttcttctctcagctattggtaaggcctcctcagacaaccattttgctttgttgCATTCTTTTTGGGGGGGACGATTTTGGTCACCAACTCATGGACAATGTTACAAAGCTCTGTCcacttcagacactctatctatcagatctaatccctttgatatatttttctacctccactgtataatcataagtaatttgacttagatcaaacctgaatggtctagtggtatcccctactttcttcaatttaagtatgaactttgcaataaggagctcatgatcagagccacagtcagctcctgctctttttttgctaactgtatagagtgTTTCCAtagttggctgcaaagaatataatcaatctgatttcggtattgaccatcaggtgatgtccatattagagtcgtctcttgtattgttgaagagggtgtttgccattaCTAATtggttctcttggtaaaactctcttggcctttgccctgcttcattttgtactcaaagatcaaacttacctgttactccaggtatctcttgactttctacatttgcattccaatcccctataatgaaaaataaatcttttttttttttttttttttttttttgatgttaattCCAGAAGTTCTTGTAAGGCTTCATAGAGTCATTCAacctcaacttcttcagcattagtggttggggcataggtttggattactgtgatattgaatggtttgccttggaaatgaactgagagcaTTCTGTCTTTTCTGAGATTGCACTCGAATagttcatttcagactcttttgatgactatgagaggtactccatttcttctaaggaatttttgccgaaattagtagatataatggtcgtaTTAATTAAATTTGCCCGTTCTCATcccatttagttcactgattcctaagatgtcagtgttcactcttgtcacctcctgcttgaccatgcccgatgtgccttgattcatggacttaacactCCAGGTTTTTATGGAATATGATATACCTGCATGGTTTGTTTAAGGGGTAAATATGCCAATACAATGACAGAACTAGTaaattaaaatctctatttttaaatttttattttatattgaagtatagtgattaacaatgtgttagtttcaactgTTCAGCTGTACTGAATCTACACAGTGTATgcatgtgtctattctttttcaaattcttttcccattaatttattacaaaatattgagcagaattcccgtGTAATACCGTAggccttgttgattattttaaatatactagtgCTATTTGTCAGTCTAAATGTTTATGCAAACAGTTTAACAAATGTTGAATACCTACTATGGGCCAGGAGTTGCTCTAAGTACTCAGAATgcatgaagaaaacaaagcaaactaaaaaggaaaaaagaagaaaaggaagaaaaaaggaaaaaaaaaaaaaaaaaaggagggcaggagaaagaaggaactaaaacccaaactctttattttggagctcaaaacTAGATTTTAAATGCATGCTACTAAAcaccttaaagctcaacattcagaaagctaagatcatggcatctggtcccatcacttcatgggaaatagatggggaaacagtggaagcagtgtcagactttattttggaggggctccaaaatcactgcagatggtgattgcagccctgaaattaaaagacgcttactccttggaaggaaagttatgaccaacctagatagaatattaaaaagcagagacattactttgtcaacaaaggtctgtctagtcaaggctatagtttttccagtggtcatgtacggatgtgagagttggactgtgaagaaagctgagcaccgaaaaattgatgcttttgaagtgtggtgttggagaagactcttgagagtcccttggactgcaaggagatccaaccagtccatcctaaaggagatcagtcctgggtgttcattggatgctgaagctgaaactccaatattttggccacctcatgtgaagagttgactcatttggccaccttgatgctgggaaggatcgagagcaggaggagaaggggacaacagaggatgagatggctggatggcatcactgactcgatggacatgagtttgagtaaactccaggagttggtgatggacagggagacctggcatgctgcaatccatggggtcacaaagagtcggacacaactgagcaactgaactgaaattgaactgaactgaaacaccttTGAACGATTTTGTTCTCTTCTGGACCACTCAGATTGCCTGGCTATGCATGGGGAAGAGGGGCTTGATAATGTGAAACTTTTCTCTCTGCAAATCAGTGTCAATATATACCACACAGTTGACAAACCACAAATTGTGCTACATCTTCACCTTCCAAAAGAGTCACCAAAGTTACTGATGAACCCTAAGTGGGAAGAGCTTACTCTCAGAGCTACAGGGAACATCTTTGTATGCGGCAGTGTCACAGCATAAACAAAAAATTGTAATGAGTAATAACAAATACATacatttacatttcaaaaattaaaaacaaaatctctataaCTATATAGCAACAACTGCTCtctcgtttgtttgtttttaaatatttgttaactagGTTCTCTTTGTCTATTTTGTTGTTGGGGTTTGTTTGCTTTGGATGTGCCATGTGGATtgtggtaaagtaatgttcaaaatgcttcaagctaggcttcaacagtatgtgaactgagaacttccagatgtaaaatctgtatttagaaaagactgaggaaccagagatcaaattgtcaacatcctgcCTGACTTTAGtatctactacaaagctacagtcatcaaaacagtgtggtactggcacaaagacagaaatgtagatcagtggaacagaatagaaagcccagagataaatccatgcaactatggacaccttatctttgacaaagcaggcaaggatatacaatggagaaaagacaacctctttaacaagtggtgctgggaaaactcgtcaaccacttgtaaaagaatgaaactagaacactttctaacaccgtacacaaaaataaactcaaaatggattaaagatctaaatgtaagaccagaaactataaaactcctggaggaaagcataggcagaacagtctctgacataaatcacagcaggatcctctatgacccacctcccagagtaatggaaataaaggcaaaaataaacaaatgggacctaattaaacttaaaggcttttgtacaatgaaggaaactgtaaataaggtgaaaagacagccttcagaataggagaaataatagcaaatgaagctatggacaaagaattaacatcaaaagtatacaaacagctcatgcatctcaatgccagaaaaataaatgagctaatcAAAAtttggccaaagaactaaacagacatttctccaaagaagatatacaagtggctgccaaacacatgaatagatgcACAACATCActtattttcagagaaatgcaaatcaaaaccacaatgaggtaccatctcataccagtcagaatggctgctgtcaaaagtctacaaacaataagtgctggagtgGAATAACTGGGAAATACCTAaatataaatacagttttataatGTAAATAATTCTCTACCTGGAATTTGCCTCTGAGTgcctaaatttcaaaataaacatactATTAATAAATAGTATTATTTATGACCCCAaaccataaaattatattttctcttctacCTTTAAAACACAAAGTCGTTTTATATTGTTATGCTTATTTTCCATGCtcactttgttttttccagaactTCCTCGTAGCGTTTTTTTGCCTCTGAATTTCTGAGTGTGCAAGCCTGAGAGGTTTAGCAAAGGGCTTTTCGAAGTATAAAATGCAGCCGTGGTCTGCTTGCTGCAAACAAGCAGGGTGCAAAGACTGAGAGGGCCACAGTGATGTGGGAGACACGGATGGAGAGGAACTGCCGTCTCTCCTCCAACCTGTACGCCTTTGGGGAGCACAGATGACCGCATAGCAGACCATTAAGGGAAAATATTTCACAGGCAGAAGAGCCCACTGCTGGGAGCAGCAGAGGTCAAGGCTGTGACTGCGCACGCAAACGAGCTTCCACACAGGGTTTGCATCACACATGAGCGTCTACGGCTCTGTGGCCACGGACAGGCGCCCACACCATGAAGAG
This genomic interval carries:
- the LOC136175719 gene encoding putative olfactory receptor 4A4; translated protein: MVCYAVICAPQRRTGWRRDGSSSPSVSPTSLWPSQSLHPACLQQADHGCILYFEKPFAKPLRLAHSEIQRQKNATRKFWKKQKYMMLNDELDDSQAGVKIASRNNNLRYADDTTLKAENQLLLIPELSFCPDWMEPRNNVTYFVLLGLTQNPKEQKVLSVMFLIFYILTLVGNLLIIMTITVSKTLNSPMYFFLASLSFMDVTYSSCITTRMVSDLFLGEKIISFESCMTELFTEHFFGASEIVLLLVMAYDRYVAICKPLHYLVIMRQRVCIVLLVVSWVGGFLHSVIQLSTIYNLPFCGPNVIDHFMCDMFPLLKLVCTDTYVIGILVLANGGLICTAVFLLLLISYGVILRSLKNLSQEGRQKALQTCGSHITVVVCFFVPSIFVNARPAKTFPIDKSLSVFYTVISPMLNPLIYSLRNSELSNSMKKIVDKPPQGSLPLTREHGTYTD